In a genomic window of Desulfovibrio porci:
- a CDS encoding glycosyltransferase family 9 protein: MSTDVLLLNLTRFGDLLQSQPLIQDLHDSGHQVGLVCLDNFAAALPLLRHVDAAWPLPGAKLMAALDRDWRTAAAQLLDLARRIRREAAPRHVVNLTPTLPARLLSKLLAPTPEAVLGFGLDPEGFGVNQGVWSSFLSGATLRRLNAPFNLVDMFRMVGAPLFAPGIAGRPGRFSLRTPPDAAMAHADALLARPENLPMSAHPKGFVALQLGASEARRQWPVAHFAALGERLWREAGLCPVLLGAPAERPMAREYAACAARDRTPFVNAVGRTDIPQLAALLRKMRLLATNDTGTMHLAAGLGLPCLAFFLATAQPWDTGPYLPGCCCLEPALPCHPCSFRQPCPHGHACLTRISPTSAGDLILARLEGGGWQAGLSPELRREARVWLTETDARGFAGVRSLSGHDSEDRSLWLSQQRPFWRHILDDLSSNAAGQAAGPANGHIEKHAAGQTGGQLDAPPCSPDFCRQVTPVLAQAARLLDMLSEQGRLTGKSAKAGQLFLLNCERLQNLLNACPPLASLACFWRELRQERGDRMDELLHFVGLLAGHLERWAAHMTVSSRNPL; encoded by the coding sequence ATGAGCACTGATGTTCTGCTTCTCAATCTGACCCGTTTCGGGGATCTGCTGCAAAGTCAGCCCCTGATCCAGGATCTGCACGACAGCGGCCACCAGGTGGGTCTGGTCTGTCTGGACAATTTCGCCGCCGCTCTGCCCCTGCTGCGTCATGTGGACGCGGCCTGGCCTCTGCCCGGCGCGAAACTCATGGCCGCGCTGGACCGGGACTGGCGGACGGCGGCCGCGCAACTGCTGGATCTGGCCCGGCGCATCCGCCGGGAGGCCGCGCCCCGGCACGTCGTCAACCTGACGCCCACCCTGCCCGCGCGCCTGCTCTCCAAGCTCCTGGCCCCCACGCCGGAAGCGGTGCTGGGCTTCGGCCTGGATCCCGAAGGCTTTGGGGTCAACCAGGGCGTCTGGTCCTCCTTTTTGAGCGGCGCCACCCTGCGCCGCCTGAACGCGCCCTTCAATCTGGTGGACATGTTCCGCATGGTCGGCGCGCCCCTTTTCGCTCCCGGCATTGCCGGGCGTCCGGGACGCTTCAGCCTGCGGACCCCTCCGGATGCGGCCATGGCCCATGCCGACGCCCTGCTGGCCCGGCCCGAAAATCTTCCCATGAGTGCGCATCCCAAAGGTTTTGTGGCTCTGCAACTGGGGGCCAGCGAAGCCCGGCGGCAGTGGCCGGTCGCGCATTTCGCGGCTCTGGGCGAACGCCTCTGGCGCGAGGCGGGCCTCTGCCCGGTCCTGCTGGGCGCGCCCGCCGAACGTCCGATGGCGCGGGAGTACGCGGCGTGCGCCGCCCGTGATCGGACGCCCTTCGTCAATGCCGTGGGCCGGACCGATATTCCTCAACTGGCGGCCCTGCTGCGCAAAATGCGTCTGCTGGCCACCAACGACACCGGCACCATGCATCTGGCCGCGGGTCTGGGCCTGCCCTGCCTGGCTTTTTTTCTGGCTACGGCCCAGCCCTGGGACACCGGCCCCTATCTGCCGGGTTGTTGCTGCCTGGAACCGGCTCTGCCCTGCCATCCCTGTTCCTTCAGGCAGCCCTGTCCGCACGGTCATGCCTGCCTGACGCGCATCAGCCCGACCAGCGCGGGCGACCTGATCCTGGCCCGTCTGGAAGGCGGCGGCTGGCAGGCGGGCCTGAGTCCGGAGCTCCGCCGCGAGGCCCGCGTCTGGCTGACGGAAACCGACGCGCGGGGCTTTGCCGGGGTGCGCAGCCTCTCCGGCCACGATTCCGAAGACCGTAGCCTCTGGCTCAGCCAGCAACGCCCGTTCTGGCGTCACATTCTTGACGATCTGAGCAGCAACGCGGCCGGCCAAGCCGCCGGGCCGGCGAACGGGCACATTGAAAAGCACGCGGCCGGGCAAACAGGCGGGCAGTTGGACGCGCCGCCCTGCTCCCCGGATTTCTGCCGCCAGGTGACCCCGGTGCTGGCCCAGGCCGCGCGGCTGCTGGACATGCTGTCCGAGCAGGGCCGCCTGACGGGCAAGTCTGCCAAGGCGGGTCAGCTCTTTCTGCTCAATTGCGAACGCCTGCAAAATCTTCTGAACGCCTGCCCGCCGCTGGCCTCTCTGGCCTGTTTCTGGCGCGAGTTACGGCAGGAGCGCGGCGACCGCATGGATGAATTGCTGCATTTTGTGGGCCTGCTGGCCGGGCACCTCGAACGCTGGGCCGCACACATGACGGTTTCGAGCCGCAATCCATTGTAA
- a CDS encoding VgrG-related protein: protein MAHSAWLIRPPAEQQQQNPSPAAPQRRAQSAPTGGISPFAALMAGQERKGADKSAPEAGRPQEATSTLQLRNPVLAGRSPSDLARSQTFTKAQADLRQTQAMEGLMQSLSGGDSPLDLARNMGVARHLRSLTNAVEGRVGNLSMGDFIHTRSTGKRARRAPTPESDGLGRLSARFESGGDGIAAIGYDRNGGTSYGKYQIASRVGSMKNFLEFLDGEAPDVAQRLRKAGPANTGGRRGGMPDAWRAIAKEQPERFEALQEAFIRESHYKPAMEAIVERTGLEADKLSPAMREVIWSTAVQHGPAGAARIFDRADNLSGKPTDPAYERKLISNVYKLRAGQFGSSTEAVQAAVQNRFRQEKNLALNMLDGGGRTALA, encoded by the coding sequence ATGGCACACTCCGCATGGCTGATCCGGCCTCCGGCCGAACAACAGCAGCAAAACCCGTCTCCCGCCGCGCCCCAGCGCCGCGCCCAGAGCGCGCCCACGGGGGGCATCTCGCCTTTCGCCGCCCTGATGGCCGGTCAGGAACGGAAGGGAGCGGACAAAAGCGCGCCCGAGGCAGGGCGGCCGCAGGAAGCGACCAGCACGCTGCAATTGCGCAATCCCGTTCTGGCCGGGCGCTCTCCCAGCGACCTCGCGCGCTCCCAGACCTTCACCAAGGCACAGGCGGATCTGCGTCAGACCCAGGCCATGGAAGGCCTGATGCAAAGCCTTTCCGGCGGCGATTCGCCGTTGGATCTGGCCCGCAACATGGGCGTGGCCCGGCATCTGCGCAGTCTGACCAACGCCGTTGAAGGGCGAGTGGGCAATCTGTCCATGGGCGACTTCATCCACACACGCTCCACCGGCAAGCGCGCGCGCCGCGCGCCCACGCCGGAAAGCGACGGCCTGGGTCGTCTTTCCGCCCGCTTCGAATCCGGCGGCGACGGCATCGCGGCCATCGGCTACGACCGCAACGGCGGCACGTCCTACGGCAAATACCAGATCGCCTCGCGCGTGGGCAGCATGAAGAATTTTCTGGAATTCCTGGACGGCGAGGCCCCGGATGTCGCCCAGCGCCTGCGCAAGGCCGGACCGGCCAATACGGGCGGCCGCCGCGGGGGCATGCCCGACGCCTGGCGGGCCATCGCCAAGGAGCAGCCCGAGCGTTTCGAGGCCCTGCAGGAGGCCTTCATCCGCGAAAGCCACTACAAGCCCGCCATGGAAGCCATTGTGGAGCGCACCGGCCTGGAAGCGGACAAACTTTCCCCCGCCATGCGGGAAGTGATCTGGAGCACCGCCGTGCAGCACGGCCCGGCCGGCGCGGCCCGTATTTTCGACCGGGCCGACAACCTCAGCGGCAAGCCTACGGACCCGGCTTACGAGCGCAAGCTCATCAGCAACGTCTACAAACTGCGCGCCGGGCAGTTCGGTTCCTCCACCGAAGCGGTGCAGGCGGCGGTGCAGAACCGCTTCCGGCAGGAAAAAAATCTGGCCCTGAACATGCTGGACGGCGGCGGGCGCACCGCCCTGGCCTGA
- a CDS encoding methyl-accepting chemotaxis protein gives MTPKIVLPVTIVLVVTLSLLTWQIQSKSSQAIEEVAKRELAALGAQNGNFVMSYLNTALSEAAAMADSMEQTLKKGVPPSRETLMAMEEGVHKDNPDLFGCGIMWEPNAFDGKDEAYRGAPGSNAEGRFLSYSSTGAEITDLNDQLQQSYYTVPKKTLAPYLSDPYPFPVGGKEVDMSTAAYPIVIDNVFRGVAVVDMSLEKLNTLVTEISAYESGYAGLLNDQGRVIAHKDKTLERKNLFEINRFNNPQEARKAFTAGAPYMEEVDTKAGRVFRYYQPIPIRGSSQHWYLAIVVPMGEVLAQATSISQMTIALCSATLVVLLVVIFLLIRSSVKPINYLANTAEIIAGGNLQQPIEDERFGGEVKMLSTSLKKMIASLLEGITKAEALSASAQEESRKAQEAMQQAEAAGQEAKSKTQAMLAAADKLEEVGNVVSSASSELSAQIEQSDRGAAESAQRLSEAATAMNEMNATVQEVAKNAGSASAASSETKEKAEAGAHVVEKAVRSIEEVHQLSLVLKNDMTQLNEHAQDITRIMSVISDIADQTNLLALNAAIEAARAGEAGRGFAVVADEVRKLAEKTMASTQDVGNAIKAIQESTAKSMTGVDNAVERIGEATELANQSGRALQEIVATVEATGDQVNAIATASEEQSAASEEINQSIVQVNDMSRQTAEAMAEAARAVSDLAAQAHSLTELIEAMKKA, from the coding sequence ATGACCCCCAAAATAGTTCTGCCCGTCACTATCGTGCTTGTGGTGACCCTGAGCCTCCTCACCTGGCAGATCCAGTCCAAGAGTTCGCAGGCCATTGAAGAAGTGGCCAAGCGGGAACTGGCGGCCCTTGGCGCGCAGAACGGCAACTTTGTGATGAGCTATCTGAACACGGCTCTCAGCGAAGCCGCAGCCATGGCCGACAGCATGGAACAGACCCTTAAAAAGGGTGTGCCCCCGTCGCGGGAAACTCTGATGGCCATGGAGGAAGGCGTACACAAGGACAATCCCGATCTTTTCGGCTGCGGCATCATGTGGGAGCCCAATGCCTTTGACGGCAAGGATGAGGCCTATCGGGGCGCTCCGGGCAGCAATGCCGAAGGACGCTTCCTGTCTTACAGTTCCACAGGCGCGGAAATAACGGATCTGAACGACCAGCTCCAGCAAAGCTATTACACCGTGCCCAAAAAGACGCTGGCCCCCTATCTCTCCGACCCCTATCCGTTCCCGGTGGGCGGCAAGGAAGTCGACATGTCCACGGCCGCCTATCCCATCGTTATCGACAACGTGTTCCGTGGCGTGGCGGTGGTGGACATGTCCCTGGAAAAACTGAATACGCTTGTCACCGAGATTTCCGCCTACGAGAGCGGTTACGCCGGGCTGCTCAATGACCAGGGCCGGGTGATCGCCCACAAGGACAAGACCCTTGAAAGGAAAAATCTTTTCGAGATCAACAGATTCAACAACCCTCAGGAAGCCAGAAAGGCCTTCACCGCCGGCGCACCCTATATGGAAGAGGTGGACACCAAGGCCGGCAGGGTTTTCCGCTACTATCAGCCCATCCCCATCCGGGGCAGCAGCCAGCACTGGTACCTGGCCATCGTCGTGCCCATGGGCGAAGTGCTGGCCCAGGCAACGTCCATCAGCCAAATGACCATCGCCCTGTGTTCCGCCACTCTTGTGGTCCTGCTGGTGGTGATCTTTCTGCTGATCCGCTCCTCGGTGAAACCCATCAACTATCTGGCTAATACGGCGGAAATCATCGCCGGCGGCAATCTGCAACAACCCATCGAGGATGAGCGTTTCGGCGGCGAAGTGAAGATGCTGAGCACTTCCCTGAAAAAAATGATCGCTTCCCTGCTGGAAGGCATCACAAAGGCAGAGGCTCTCTCCGCCTCGGCGCAGGAGGAATCCCGCAAGGCCCAGGAGGCCATGCAACAGGCCGAAGCCGCCGGCCAGGAGGCCAAGAGCAAAACGCAGGCCATGCTGGCGGCCGCCGACAAACTGGAAGAAGTGGGCAATGTGGTTTCCTCGGCCTCCAGCGAACTTTCGGCCCAGATCGAACAGTCCGACCGCGGCGCGGCCGAATCCGCCCAACGCCTCTCCGAAGCGGCCACGGCCATGAACGAAATGAACGCCACGGTCCAGGAAGTGGCCAAGAACGCGGGTTCCGCCTCCGCCGCTTCCTCTGAAACCAAGGAAAAGGCCGAAGCCGGCGCGCACGTGGTGGAAAAGGCCGTGCGCAGTATTGAGGAAGTCCACCAGCTGTCCCTGGTGCTCAAGAACGACATGACCCAGCTTAACGAGCACGCCCAGGACATCACCCGGATCATGAGCGTCATCTCGGATATCGCGGACCAGACCAACCTGCTGGCGCTGAACGCCGCCATTGAAGCGGCCCGCGCGGGCGAGGCCGGGCGCGGCTTTGCCGTAGTGGCCGACGAAGTGCGCAAACTGGCTGAAAAGACCATGGCCTCCACCCAGGATGTGGGCAACGCCATCAAGGCCATCCAGGAAAGCACGGCCAAAAGCATGACCGGCGTGGACAACGCCGTGGAGCGCATCGGCGAGGCCACGGAACTGGCCAACCAGTCCGGCCGGGCTTTGCAGGAAATCGTGGCCACCGTAGAAGCCACCGGCGACCAGGTCAACGCCATCGCCACGGCCAGCGAGGAGCAGTCCGCCGCCAGCGAAGAGATCAACCAGTCCATCGTCCAGGTCAACGACATGTCCCGCCAGACCGCCGAGGCCATGGCCGAAGCCGCCAGGGCCGTGTCGGATCTGGCCGCGCAGGCCCACAGCCTTACGGAACTTATTGAGGCCATGAAAAAAGCTTAG